GAACCCTCAACGTACCGCAGAAGTACGTACGCGAGATGTCTGTGAAATTGCAGAAATTTCGTATGACAATTTTCATGAGTTAAGCAAGCAGTACCCAGATTTAAGTTACGCTGTGTTTGCTCAATTGGTCCGTCGTCTAAAAAATACAACGCGTAAAGTGACTGATCTAGCCTTCATTGATGTGTCTGGTCGTATTGCACGCTGTCTAATTGACTTATCTGCTCAACCAGAGGCAATGATTTTACCGAATGGGCGTCAGATTCGTATTACTCGTCAAGAAATTGGTCGTATCGTCGGTTGTTCTCGTGAAATGGTTGGACGTGTCCTCAAGACACTTGAAGATCAAGGCATGATTCAGACTGATGGTAAAGCAATCTTGATTTTTGATGCCTCTTTAGAAGAAAACACCTTCTCTGAAGATGAGTATGATGAGGAGGATTAATTTGATCTGAGATCAAATTGATTCGAACAAAGCCAGTGCTCATCACTGGCTTTCATTTTTTTACACAGAATACGCTTTGCTGATTACATAATTACAATGATTATAGAGGTATTCAGAATATTAACTGCTGTCAACATTTTCTATAATCCACCCTAATCACGACTATATTCATAAGATACTGATTTGGAGAGAATAAGTATGAAGAAATTAGCTTTGAGCCTGTGTGCTGTGACCGTAATGACAATTTCTGGCTGCGCATCTTTCGCAGACATGGCAGGCGCAGATAGCGCAACTTTAAATGCGCAATCAGCACAAAGCTTCTCAAAAATGACACAAGAAGCACGTGCCAAAAACCAGTTGGATAGCAGCTCAAGTACTTATCAGCGTATTAATACCGTATTTAACCGCTTAAAACCGTATGCGGATCAAATGAACCAGACCGGTCAACGCTTTCAGTGGCAACTTGCAGTACTTAAATCAGATACTGTTAACGCTTATGTAGCCCCTGGTGGCAAGGTTGTTTTCTATACCGGTATTGTGAACAAGCTGAATTTAACCAATGATGAAATTGCTGCGGTGATGGGACATGAA
This genomic stretch from Acinetobacter sp. C32I harbors:
- a CDS encoding M48 family metallopeptidase, whose product is MKKLALSLCAVTVMTISGCASFADMAGADSATLNAQSAQSFSKMTQEARAKNQLDSSSSTYQRINTVFNRLKPYADQMNQTGQRFQWQLAVLKSDTVNAYVAPGGKVVFYTGIVNKLNLTNDEIAAVMGHEMTHALEEHAKSKIGAQALTNLAIGIGKSYAGSSIGDLGSAAIDLGSQVGIGLPYSRNLESRADYGGLMLMAKAGYNPNAAISLWEKMNRLDGAGGGSFLSTHPSNTQRISDMRKNLPAALAVYNQRR
- the crp gene encoding cAMP-activated global transcriptional regulator CRP — translated: MTSNFSQLSTDALSPGQLPESVKALLKRAHINRYPKRTTIVDAGTESKSLYLILKGSVSIILREDDEREIVVAYLNPGDFFGEMGLFEKNPQRTAEVRTRDVCEIAEISYDNFHELSKQYPDLSYAVFAQLVRRLKNTTRKVTDLAFIDVSGRIARCLIDLSAQPEAMILPNGRQIRITRQEIGRIVGCSREMVGRVLKTLEDQGMIQTDGKAILIFDASLEENTFSEDEYDEED